A part of Leishmania panamensis strain MHOM/PA/94/PSC-1 chromosome 34 sequence genomic DNA contains:
- a CDS encoding katanin, putative (TriTrypDB/GeneDB-style sysID: LpmP.34.4530): MFSVSEHRLPCDALYSRIGASRSKPLVGFGGRDASIHIYPFMGYTRTAWLQGLTEPITALAFDPDQTSVVGGSDAGKLQMWDIESEEVVRAFTRGHVSTVTGIDVFRSGQFFATVSTDRVLRIWDVRKSSGRQSYKDATAPLCAVQFSPNGRWVATGCARGTVRLYDLVAGQIVHKFELHSGAITSLHFHPDLYYLVVGSGDGTVSVWDLDSFEARFHSSSQHTPIDAVHFSGTRLLATSDHNLRIFDMSNLSDRTAVSLEAPWIMMSDVAYAGAMDEAWFVETAGSTAMKCKLSLRGIHHPGEEAPRAPAAPPASAPAPALPPQRVPVAALNRNNAILADAQKKPVNGSRLSPMDSPAKATGNDGAERTLRGETSAPSATTLPRLALSTAGPSFPPTPAPLSSAEESELEVLQQLSREHGTVSATLQGRLNTLRAVRTLWTQNQSEAMVHVRRFCEDGQEFGPLFDVLTVLQQPRMKEKMLTESIASVVDLVEIALKTDYEPLILLGLHTLRSIATKFRARVEEAQRRARASQSTGYNDPLGMNQHQHIAKKLHDCCPIVFVLAERCDNVGEEAKAVLPDMPPPPRSE, encoded by the coding sequence ATGTTCTCTGTATCGGAGCATCGGCTGCCATGCGATGCCCTGTACTCACGCATTGGCGCAAGTCGCTCCAAACCACTCGTGGGTTTCGGCGGCCGCGACGCTTCTATTCACATCTATCCGTTCATGGGATACACACGGACTGCCTGGCTGCAGGGCCTGACGGAGCCCATCACAGCCCTCGCCTTTGACCCGGACCAGACGTCCGTAGTGGGCGGAAGCGACGCCGGCAAGTTGCAAATGTGGGACATCGAAtctgaggaggtggtgcgtgcCTTCACCCGTGGTCACGTCTCCACTGTGACCGGCATCGATGTTTTCCGTAGTGGGCAGTTCTTTGCCACCGTTTCAACAGATAGAGTACTGCGCATCTGGGATGTGCGAAAGTCGTCCGGCCGGCAATCCTACAAGGATGCCACCGCCCCATTGTGTGCCGTACAGTTCTCGCCAAATGGCAGGTGGGTGGCCACCGGGTGTGCACGCGGCACCGTGCGCCTCTACGATCTCGTTGCTGGACAAATTGTCCACAAGTTCGAACTGCATTCCGGCGCCATCACAAGTCTCCACTTTCACCCGGACCTGTACTATCTAGTGGTGGGCAGTGGTGACGGCACGGTGTCGGTGTGGGATCTGGACTCCTTTGAAGCGCGAtttcacagcagcagccagcacACACCCATCGATGCCGTCCACTTCAGCGGcacgcgcctcctcgcgACATCGGACCACAACCTGCGTATCTTCGATATGTCGAACCTTAGTGACCGCACGGCAGTCTCGCTGGAGGCACCGTGGATTATGATGAGTGACGTAGCTTACGCAGGCGCCATGGACGAGGCCTGGTTCGTGGAAACGGCCGGGTCCACGGCAATGAAGTGCAAGCTGTCCTTGCGTGGCATTCACCATCCTGGAGAGGAGGCACCGCgcgcgccagcggcaccaccggcaTCTGCGCCAGCACCTGCATTGCCCCCCCAGCGAGtcccggtggcggcgctgaacAGAAACAATGCCATACTCGCGGACGCACAAAAGAAGCCCGTAAATGGATCTCGGCTCAGTCCAATGGACTCGCCAGCGAAGGCCACAGGGAACGACGGGGCAGAAAGAACGCTGCGCGGGGAGACGTCGGCACCGTCAGCTACGACCCTTCCGCGTCTAGCACTGAGTACCGCTGGCCCATCTTTCCCACCGACGCCGGCCCCGTTGTCGAGTGCAGAGGAATCAGAGCTGgaagtgctgcagcagctcagtCGCGAGCACGGCACTGTCTCCGCCACACTGCAGGGGCGGCTCAACACGCTGCGCGCCGTGCGCACGCTCTGGACGCAGAACCAGTCCGAGGCAATGGTGCACGTGAGGCGCTTCTGTGAGGACGGACAGGAGTTCGGCCCGCTCTTCGACGTTCTcaccgtgctgcagcagccccgtatgaaggagaagatgcTTACAGAGTCCATCGCTAGCGTAGTAGACCTAGTCGAGATTGCTCTGAAGACAGACTACGAGCCGCTCATCTTGTTAGGGCTGCACACGCTTCGCAGCATTGCCACTAAGTTCCGCGCAAGggtggaagaggcgcagcggcgggcgCGCGCTTCGCAGAGCACAGGCTACAATGATCCACTTGGCATGAATCAGCATCAGCACATAGCAAAAAAGCTGCACGATTGCTGCCCGATCGTGTTTGTATTAGCGGAGCGCTGTGACAACGTCGGAGAAGAAGCTAAGGCTGTCCTGCCAGAcatgccaccgccaccacgctcTGAGTAA
- a CDS encoding hypothetical protein (TriTrypDB/GeneDB-style sysID: LpmP.34.4550) yields the protein MPVSKTFSQSEREKLRKDRHILPPLSDGPFGPFPKDWNPKERDAVKSTVSTSVNVAMVKNKAAPGQPVNAAAQKAAQADILVGHTGTGGMTVSTFKGTGGANTSVSNGRFGDPAGPGKAGAYSKQRMSPTDFRHHYNRSDLPLSIQHGANRSLLWKVDVSKLDYHHYLPIFFDGLRELEEPFSFVSYQGSMDLLEGGGAKILPTVPQLIMPLKTALNSRHPDVLRKVFHVMQKLVVSGDHIGEALVPYYRQLLPVFNMFKNRTKSMGDRMDYGRRGSQDLSGLINDTLYLLERYGGPDAYINIKYMVPTYESCV from the coding sequence ATGCCAGTCTCCAAGACGTTTTCGCAGTCGGAGCGGGAAAAGCTCCGCAAGGATCGCCACATTCTGCCGCCGTTGAGCGATGGTCCATTTGGGCCGTTCCCGAAGGATTGGAATCCGAAGGAGCGCGATGCGGTAAAGTCGACTGTGAGTACTAGCGTCAATGTTGCAATGGTCAAGAATAAAGCTGCCCCTGGGCAGCCGGTCAATGCGGCTGCACAAAAGGCTGCACAAGCCGACATTCTCGTTGGCCACACAGGCACGGGCGGCATGACGGTGAGCACCTTCAAAGGCACCGGCGGCGCGAACACGTCCGTGAGCAACGGGCGCTTTGGCGACCCTGCCGGCCCTGGCAAAGCTGGAGCCTACTCAAAGCAGCGCATGTCGCCAACGGACTTCCGTCATCACTACAATCGAAGCGACTTGCCGCTGTCCATTCAGCACGGCGCGAATCGCTCGCTGCTCTGGAAGGTGGACGTGTCGAAGCTGGACTACCACCACTACCTGCCTATCTTCTTCGATGGCCTGCGCGAACTGGAGGAGCCGTTCAGCTTTGTGTCGTACCAGGGAAGCATGGACCTCctcgagggcggcggcgccaagATACTGCCgacggtgccgcagctcaTCATGCCACTAAAGACGGCACTGAACAGCAGGCACCCTGATGTGCTGCGCAAGGTTTTCCACGTGATGCAGAAGCTAGTAGTGAGTGGCGATCACATTGGCGAGGCGCTTGTGCCATACTACAGGCAACTATTGCCAGTATTCAACATGTTTAAGAACCGCACCAAGAGCATGGGCGATCGCATGGACTACGGCCGGCGTGGCAGCCAGGACCTCAGCGGCCTCATCAACGACACGCTCTATTTGCTAGAGCGCTATGGCGGCCCGGACGCGTACATCAACATCAAGTACATGGTTCCCACCTACGagtcgtgtgtgtga
- a CDS encoding MCAK-like kinesin, putative (TriTrypDB/GeneDB-style sysID: LpmP.34.4560), which produces MPSIPLVTELGARADEFQHVLNMSKIPAHVKQKLRPAMDPDELFTYQDSRIFVRARPIIAHDMEDPNNRSIVQKVNENRDLIVMTPKISLSGECTIDPCVVSLDGVFVGARDDTQRVYTDSCAPLVSLSVNGASTCVLCYGQTGSGKTYTTTGIFRHVAADLSPAFGTHDIFLTVLEIQPLKNIDLLTGMDVQVMEDVSGELKLLGTEAFECSNAEMLLAAFEEAASQRTTRSTERNETSSRSHMIARISIVSKETKWAKPGELFIVDLAGSENTADSATHDKTRQAETKFINTSLMTLKDCIRSRALASSSTQHLHIPYRRSPLTLLLRDCFEIAVRRPTKTVMIACVSPLLRDSRHTINTLRYASMLAVTLPTTILAPDPNDPNNYTREQALDILVKVSQGNITDPEYILPEGDGRTLVHIPEAEFIRRIVESHPHIPEKRAKLIYTAIWKRVVDARTKGRKQMIDAKRHIKAPRCAT; this is translated from the coding sequence ATGCCCAGCATTCCGTTAGTGACCGAGCTTGGCGCGAGAGCGGATGAGTTTCAGCACGTTTTGAACATGTCGAAAATTCCAGCACATGTGAAGCAAAAACTACGTCCTGCCATGGATCCTGATGAGCTCTTCACTTATCAAGATTCGCGCATTTTCGTGCGTGCTCGCCCCATCATTGCACATGATATGGAGGATCCGAACAATCGGAGCATTGTGCAGAAAGTTAATGAAAACAGAGACCTTATTGTGATGACACCAAAAATATCGCTTTCTGGCGAGTGCACAATCGATCCCTGCGTTGTCAGCCTTGACGGTGTCTTTGTTGGGGCGCGTGATGATACACAACGAGTTTACACGGACTCATGCGCCCCGCtggtctccctctctgttaATGGCGCATCCACGTGCGTGCTATGTTATGGCCAGACTGGAAGCGGGAAAACATATACAACGACTGGTATTTTTCGCCATGTCGCCGCGGATCTCTCGCCTGCTTTTGGCACGCACGATATTTTCCTCACCGTTCTTGAAATTCAACCCCTCAAGAACATTGACCTGCTCACTGGTATGGACGTTCAAGTGATGGAGGATGTTTCAGGTGAGCTAAAGCTGCTCGGGACAGAGGCCTTTGAGTGTTCCAACGCTGAGATGCTCCTCGCCGCATTCGAGGAAGCCGCCTCGCAACGGACAACGCGGTCCACGGAGAGAAATGAAACGTCGTCGCGTTCTCACATGATTGCTCGCATCTCCATCGTCTCAAAGGAGACAAAGTGGGCGAAGCCCGGGGAATTATTCATTGTGGATCTTGCTGGTAGCGAAAACACTGCCGACAGCGCTACTCATGATAAGACTCGTCAAGCAGAAACCAAGTTTATCAACACATCCCTCATGACTCTGAAGGATTGCATTCGGTCCCGCGCTCTTGCGTCGTCGAGTACGCAGCACCTACATATACCGTACAGGCGCTCACCACTTACGCTTCTGTTGCGCGACTGCTTCGAGATCGCCGTGCGTCGCCCGACGAAAACTGTTATGATCGCCTGTGTCTCGCCGCTTCTTCGAGACTCACGTCACACTATCAACACACTGCGGTACGCATCAATGCTTGCCGTGACACTACCGACTACGATCCTGGCACCTGATCCAAATGATCCGAACAATTACACACGTGAGCAGGCCCTCGACATTCTTGTTAAAGTGTCACAAGGAAACATCACTGACCCGGAGTACATTTTGCCAGAGGGTGACGGGAGAACTCTAGTGCACATTCCAGAGGCGGAGTTTATACGCCGTATTGTGGAGAGTCATCCACATATCCCTGAAAAAAGGGCAAAGCTTATTTATACTGCCATATGGAAGCGTGTTGTAGACGCGCGCACCAAAGGTCGAAAGCAGATGATTGACGCAAAGCGGCATATTAAGGCTCCTCGCTGCGCTACGTAG
- a CDS encoding hsp70 protein-like protein, putative (TriTrypDB/GeneDB-style sysID: LpmP.34.4570) produces MKLKYRVVFLAAVLACLFEPLASLAHVIGVDLGSEYIKVAGPHGDKGIDIVLNEQSRRKTDNFIGFRRSDLYIGDTAKSLAARFPLCTASAVNQLIGIRKDSHLLSFFFDLHYEYHIGFNNHGSAIVSICDNEDPFTAEELYSLVLSYCKTAAVKDEVVDPNGIVVTIPFHTSPAARRAILDAARLSGLNVLGLMHSTTAAAFYYGVRHRGFGNNSLKMVVFDLGSTHTEVGVYEFLPAAKRAPFSSAFGVLRTLGVVEDRSLGGRAFDLCVARVIEKEACTKLGIEPVLGGLSAVQLKSQFSLLRAANKVRETLSVNSNTPYTVEGIAPDRDYHSSMTRATFESECDPLFQRVKGLAANVASVVNISFEEITSFEMMGGLSRTPRIIADLSKVIGRGVDRTMNMDEAAAIGAGYYAAKLSPLYHAKSLKLDETIPYRIDFEVDPPLSKEKPAARRPLFNVADFLLGDSVSLTFNRTEDFSINFYSEGDATRPFVSVTVTGVKQALTRMNALPSVVKHANNSHMIRLQIVLNETGLVQVEYAEAIVRYAEEVTQNTRENVTGEQSSETKPVEKSVKVVKMRHQVVDLTATLAWKNPTELTSEEMESSQAKLKTIWHAEHVKHLRATAKNNLETYIFWTKYEGVADNAELTATAGATAVQRVMDEVTAVQEWLEGGEGALDHCAASEYDSRLGNLRKMVSELTKKPEETTNVMTESADDDNEDDL; encoded by the coding sequence ATGAAGTTGAAGTACAGAGTGGTTTTTCTGGCAGCTGTACTTGCATGTCTTTTCGAGCCTCTTGCATCACTGGCCCATGTAATTGGTGTCGACTTAGGATCCGAGTATATTAAAGTAGCTGGGCCACACGGCGACAAGGGCATCGACATTGTTCTCAATGAGCAGTCACGACGGAAAACGGACAACTTTATCGGATTTCGTCGGAGCGATCTTTACATTGGTGATACAGCAAAGAGTCTGGCCGCACGGTTTCCCCTGTGCACTGCAAGTGCGGTCAACCAGCTCATCGGAATTCGAAAAGACTCACATCTTCTTTCATTTTTCTTTGATTTGCACTATGAATACCACATCGGTTTTAACAACCATGGCTCGGCGATTGTGAGCATCTGCGATAACGAGGACCCGTTTACTGCCGAGGAGCTCTATTCCTTGGTACTATCGTACTGCAAAACCGCTGCTGTGAAAGATGAGGTTGTGGATCCAAATGGTATCGTCGTCACGATACCATTTCACACAtcgccagcggcgcggcgggcTATCCTTGATGCGGCTCGCCTGTCAGGGTTGAATGTTCTGGGTCTCATGCATTCCActacagctgctgccttttACTACGGCGTGCGGCATCGCGGCTTTGGCAACAATTCACTGAAGATGGTTGTTTTTGACCTGGGCTCGACACATACTGAGGTTGGTGTCTACGAATTTTTGCCAGCTGCGAAGCGAGCACCTTTTTCCAGTGCGTTTGGGGTGCTGAGGACACTCGGCGTTGTCGAGGATCGGTCTCTTGGAGGCCGTGCCTTTGACTTGTGTGTTGCGCGGGTGATCGAAAAAGAGGCGTGTACGAAGCTTGGGATTGAGCCCGTGCTGGGTGGGCTGAGTGCTGTGCAACTGAAGTCGCAGTTTTCGCTTCTTCGTGCTGCAAATAAGGTTCGTGAAACGCTCTCTGTAAATAGCAACACACCTTACACAGTGGAGGGTATTGCTCCGGATCGAGACTACCACTCCAGCATGACGCGCGCCACTTTCGAATCTGAATGCGACCCTCTTTTCCAACGAGTGAAGGGTTTAGCTGCGAACGTAGCATCAGTAGTGAATATTTCATTCGAGGAGATCACTTCCTTTGAGATGATGGGAGGGTTGTCGCGTACGCCAAGGATCATCGCAGACCTCTCCAAGGTAATTGGAAGAGGTGTGGATCGCACTATGAATATggacgaggcagcagcgattGGTGCTGGCTACTATGCCGCGAAGTTATCACCTCTATACCATGCAAAGTCGCTAAAGCTGGACGAGACAATTCCGTACAGAATCGACTTTGAGGTAGACCCTCCTTTGAGCAAGGAAAAACCTGCAGCCAGGCGACCTTTATTCAATGTGGCCGACTTTCTACTGGGCGACTCAGTCAGCCTCACATTCAATCGGACGGAGGATTTTTCGATCAATTTTTACAGTGAGGGTGATGCCACCAGGCCGTTTGTAAGTGTCACCGTCACTGGGGTGAAGCAGGCGCTTACTAGGATGAACGCATTGCCATCTGTGGTCAAGCATGCAAACAACAGTCACATGATTCGACTGCAGATCGTACTAAACGAAACTGGTCTCGTGCAGGTCGAGTATGCAGAGGCGATTGTGCGCTATGCTGAGGAGGTCACGCAAAATACGAGGGAAAACGTAACAGGTGAGCAATCTAGCGAAACGAAACCAGTTGAAAAGTCTGTTAAGGTAGTAAAGATGCGCCACCAAGTAGTGGACCTGACTGCGACGCTTGCGTGGAAGAACCCTACTGAGCTGACGTCTGAAGAAATGGAATCCTCACAAGCCAAGCTGAAAACGATCTGGCATGCAGAGCATGTGAAGCACCTCCGCGCGACGGCGAAGAACAATTTGGAGACGTACATCTTCTGGACCAAGTATGAAGGTGTAGCCGATAACGCTGAGCTGACAGCCACTGCTGGTGCGACTGCCGTTCAGCGTGTGATGGACGAAGTCACGGCTGTACAGGAGTGGCTtgaaggcggagagggagcaTTAGACCACTGCGCTGCTTCCGAGTACGACTCACGACTGGGGAACCTTCGCAAGATGGTTTCTGAACTAACGAAGAAGCCTGAGGAAACCACGAATGTAATGACAGAGAGTGCTGATGACGATAACGAAGACGATTTGTGA
- the GCVH gene encoding glycine cleavage system H protein, putative (TriTrypDB/GeneDB-style sysID: LpmP.34.4580), whose protein sequence is MRRAFAAVPVVAVACLRFYGTRHFTDSHEWVEQGEGEVTIGISSYAQENLGDVVYVSLPQVGDTVTAKDVVGEVESVKATSNVYSPVDGTVTAVNEKLKDEPSLVNQSPEEKGWLIKVKCSEIPKGLMDEAAYKKFLE, encoded by the coding sequence ATGCGGAGGGCTTTCGCTGCTGTACCCGTCGTTGCTGTGGCCTGTCTGCGCTTCTATGGCACCAGGCACTTTACCGACAGCCACGAGTGGGTGGAGCAGGGTGAGGGTGAGGTAACCATTGGTATCTCCTCCTACGCCCAGGAGAATCTTGGCGACGTGGtgtacgtctctctcccgcaGGTAGGCGACACTGTCACGGCGAAGGATGTGGTAGGCGAGGTGGAGAGCGTAAAGGCTACGAGCAACGTGTACTCCCCGGTCGACGGCACCGTCACAGCTGTGAACGAGAAGCTGAAAGATGAGCCGAGCCTCGTTAATCAGTCTCCGGAGGAGAAGGGTTGGCTGATCAAGGTGAAGTGCTCTGAGATTCCCAAGGGCCTCATGGATGAGGCGGCGTACAAGAAGTTCCTCGAGTAA
- a CDS encoding glyceraldehyde-3-phosphate dehydrogenase-like protein (TriTrypDB/GeneDB-style sysID: LpmP.34.4600), translating to MSITIGINGFGPVGKSALFAALADPSFTVTAVVDASVCAAYIAYVIEQEYPRRNPAGTPIRVTDTRKDQIVLNDTQVIYVSAAQDPQLSLWKQYGARYVLECTGLYTTRSRSWGHVTGGAAGIFIAAASADINTVMASSALERLSASLPVCAAGTPIGAAVAPVLDALAKVMEVERVNYTALYGTQPQHPIGAKSEDSRDWRQARLQSYANCAMASSRDNGAETVCALLPHLAGHVSAGAFQVPVLQGCAIDLVVYTKEATSADVVASAFAHSMIDSESTARVCIANRPMISVDCIGNSRVILDAASSSSSTDGKVHRMVLWVDVECYYAAVLLSLVKQAHAIHAPPGP from the coding sequence ATGTCAATTACAATCGGCATCAACGGCTTCGGCCCTGTGGGGAAATCCGCCTTATTCGCGGCCCTCGCTGATCCATCCTTCACCGTCACGGCAGTCGTTGAcgcctctgtgtgcgcgGCCTACATCGCATATGTGATTGAGCAGGAGTATCCGCGTCGAAACCCGGCGGGGACACCAATTCGAGTGACGGACACGAGGAAGGACCAGATTGTACTCAACGACACCCAGGTTATTTATGTGTCGGCAGCCCAAGATCCTCAGTTATCCCTGTGGAAGCAGTACGGCGCACGTTACGTGCTAGAGTGCACGGGCCTCTACACCACACGTAGCCGCAGCTGGGGTCACGTGACAGGTGGTGCGGCGGGCATCTTCATCGCAGCAGCCAGTGCTGATATCAACACAGTCATGGCATCAAGTGCCTTGGAGAGACTCTCGGCGTctttgcctgtgtgcgcTGCAGGAACGCCGATCGGGGCCGCTGTAGCTCCAGTGCTGGACGCGCTGGCGAAGGTGATGGAGGTTGAGCGTGTGAATTACACGGCCCTCTATGGTACTCAACCCCAGCACCCCATCGGTGCCAAGTCGGAAGACTCGCGCGACTGGCGGCAAGCACGGCTGCAGTCATATGCTAACTGTGCGATGGCTTCCAGTCGCGACAACGGCGCAGAaactgtgtgtgcgctcctGCCTCACCTGGCTGGTCACGTGAGTGCTGGCGCTTTCCAGGTTCCTGTGCTGCAAGGGTGTGCGATCGACCTAGTTGTCTACACGAAAGAGGCCACGTCAGCAGATGTGGTGGCGAGCGCCTTTGCGCACTCCATGATCGACTCGGAGTCGACCGCGAGGGTGTGCATCGCCAACAGGCCCATGATCAGTGTTGACTGCATTGGCAACTCACGTGTCATTCTCGACGCTGCTTcgtcaagcagcagcaccgatgGCAAGGTGCATCGCATGGTGTTGTGGGTGGATGTAGAGTGCTACtacgctgctgtgctgttgTCGCTGGTGAAGCAGGCACACGCCATTCACGCACCACCGGGGCCGTAA
- a CDS encoding hypothetical protein (TriTrypDB/GeneDB-style sysID: LpmP.34.4610), which produces MEVIMNYMYEIDPIHLVTSAVAQQMLAMVWFDCIVRQIDRYYVAADKGVRRVEHAITRYPGIMVSAATFACSCLRSLIVLTLVHMCDCSTLYQYQSAAMVAVVIGTMRVHRTFSCHRPIQIFVTETGYELVAAMTTAVVCYYMKKYNF; this is translated from the coding sequence ATGGAGGTCATCATGAACTATATGTATGAGATCGACCCCATCCACCTGGTGACGAgcgccgtcgcgcagcagaTGCTGGCAATGGTCTGGTTTGACTGCATTGTGCGCCAAATCGATCGTTACTACGTTGCTGCGGACAAGGGCGTGCGGCGCGTCGAGCACGCTATCACGCGCTACCCCGGCATAATGGTCTCTGCAGCCACCTTTGCCTGCTCGTGTCTCCGCTCTCTTATCGTACTAACGCTGGTGCACATGTGTGATTGCTCGACACTTTACCAGTACCAGTCGGCGGCAATGGTGGCCGTAGTGATCGGTACAATGCGCGTGCACCGCACCTTCTCGTGCCACCGTCCCATCCAAATTTTCGTGACCGAGACCGGCTACGAGCTGGTCGCGGCGATGACAACAGCGGTGGTCTGTTACTACATGAAGAAGTACAACTTTTAA
- the CYP40 gene encoding cyclophilin 40 (TriTrypDB/GeneDB-style sysID: LpmP.34.4620) — MPNAYCYFDITIGGKPQKERVVVELFTDVTPKTCENFRQLCLGNDGKKVEGTEVPMTYHGCTFHRVIPGFMIQGGDFTNHNGTGGVSIYGEKFEDENFTIPCDKSGLLAMANAGANTNGSQFFITTAPATHLTGRHVVFGRVVRGMNTVRAVEQTTTGANDKPVVDCVITGCGALDAVPEVVLAADGDMYPDYPEDVESPMDDAKRIAAAEEIRQIGNSHFTSAAFDFAIDKYSKAVRYLNQVENKDDHPEVDKKLIACYNNSAMCAIKLERWSEARQTASLALSVDAKNAKALFRRGTAALSTGDADSAVEDLTLAHQTEPENAEIAAKLSEAKEKVKMQKAKLAAKLKKMFS, encoded by the coding sequence ATGCCGAACGCGTACTGCTACTTCGACATCACCATTGGTGGGAAACCTCAGAAGGAGCGGGTGGTAGTGGAGCTGTTCACAGATGTGACACCCAAGACATGCGAAAACTTCCGCCAGCTGTGTCTCGGCAACGATgggaagaaggtggaggggaCGGAGGTGCCCATGACGTACCATGGCTGCACTTTCCACCGTGTCATCCCTGGCTTTATGATCCAGGGCGGCGACTTCACCAACCACAacggcaccggcggcgtcTCGATCTACGGCGAGAAGTTCGAGGATGAAAATTTCACAATTCCGTGCGACAAGAGCGGCCTACTCGCCATGGCCAACGCTGGCGCCAACACCAACGGCTCGCAGTTCTTCATcacgacggcgccggcgacgcaCCTGACGGGCCGCCACGTCGTTTTTGGTCGCGTGGTGCGTGGCATGAACACAGTGCGCGCCGTTGAGCAGACTACCACCGGTGCCAACGACAAACCTGTGGTGGACTGCGTCATCACcggctgcggcgcgctgGATGCGGTGCCTGAAGTGGTGCTGGCTGCCGATGGCGACATGTACCCCGACTACCCAGAGGATGTCGAGTCGCCTATGGACGATGCCAAGCGCATCGCGGCCGCCGAGGAGATTCGCCAGATTGGTAACTCCCACTTCACGAGCGCCGCATTCGACTTTGCCATAGATAAGTACTCGAAAGCGGTGCGCTACTTGAATCAGGTGGAAAACAAGGATGATCACCCTGAGGTCGACAAGAAGCTGATCGCTTGTTACAACAACAGCGCAATGTGCGCTATCAAACTCGAGCGGTGGTCGGAAGCTCGACAAACAGCGTCTCTTGCTCTCAGTGTGGATGCGAAGAACGCCAAGGCGCTTTTCCGCCGCGGCACGGCGGCACTGAGTACTGGCGATGCCGACAGTGCTGTCGAGGATTTGACGCTGGCGCACCAAACTGAGCCGGAGAACGCAGAGATTGCCGCGAAGCTGAGcgaagcaaaggagaaggtgaagatgCAAAAGGCGAAGTTGGCAGCCAAACTCAAGAAGATGTTCTCGTGA
- a CDS encoding hypothetical protein (TriTrypDB/GeneDB-style sysID: LpmP.34.4630), with translation MSTLLNEWTSAAQSTKRAPPKNILHYWTSPSLILAFVSFVYARLAVEAACATPTAAIMKCYAVVVLRIFFTAALCARVCFACAPKRSKTMQFFLPLIGLPLRV, from the coding sequence ATGAGTACGCTCTTGAATGAGTGGACGTCTGCCGCCCAATCCACGAAGAGAGCGCCACCCAAGAACATCCTGCACTACTGGACCTCTCCATCTTTGATATTAGCCTTCGTGTCTTTTGTCTACGCGCGGCTAGCGGTTGAGGCTGCCTGTGCCACTCCCACTGCAGCCATCATGAAGTGCTACGCAGTAGTCGTGCTGCGCATCTTCTTCACCGCGGcgctgtgcgcgcgcgtctgTTTTGCATGTGCGCCGAAGCGCTCCAAAACCATGCagttctttctccctctcatcGGATTGCCACTGAGGGTTTGA
- a CDS encoding membrane-trafficking protein, putative (TriTrypDB/GeneDB-style sysID: LpmP.34.4640) codes for MVIVTEEMVLEKERQNAARREALNKRSQKLSHVTEPDPNFPPECCCVKPIIYHNIREQVPVPQQRFMYILAGLYITLMVLIVYNIVAALVAFILGGNVTHFGLSFLFLLGIPGAWIAWYYNVYCAIVYSSRPRQKLALLGLFLGVAFDVWMAVGVTGFGGCGWLYAFSLMRTVTSFVMILISAILWSLHGFALCVVMLRYWRVSGTLLRHRENIYGQSIV; via the coding sequence ATGGTGATCGTTACAGAGGAGATGGTGCTGGAAAAGGAGCGGCAGAACGCTGCCAGGCGCGAGGCTCTGAACAAGCGCAGCCAAAAGTTGTCTCATGTGACTGAGCCCGATCCCAACTTTCCACCGGAGTGCTGTTGTGTGAAGCCAATTATCTACCACAACATCCGTGAGCAGGTCcctgtgccgcagcagcgctttaTGTACATCCTAGCGGGTCTCTACATCACTTTAATGGTCCTCATCGTCTATAATATTGTCGCTGCCTTGGTGGCCTTCATTCTCGGCGGAAACGTCACGCACTttggtctctctttcctgttcCTGCTGGGAATCCCTGGCGCGTGGATTGCGTGGTACTACAACGTTTACTGCGCCATCGTGTACTCGTCGAGACCGCGGCAGAAGCTTGCTCTGTTGGGTCTTTTCCTAGGCGTCGCGTTCGATGTGTGGATGGCGGTCGGCGTCACTGGCTtcggtggctgcggctggcTCTACGCCTTCAGCTTGATGCGCACTGTGACTTCGTTTGTGATGATTCTCATTAGTGCAATTTTGTGGTCTCTGCACGGGTTTGCGCTGTGCGTGGTGATGTTGCGTTACTGGCGCGTGTCGGGAACGCTCTtgcggcacagagagaacaTCTACGGCCAGAGCATCGTTTAG